In gamma proteobacterium HIMB55, the genomic stretch GCGGAAGCCGGCAAAGCCGATCGCGTTGGCTACAAAGTAGAAGACGGTAAGAAAGTCCGAGTTTTTAAGTCGGACGGCAGCGCGATTGACGCGTAATTGAAGGCTTTTGAGGTAGCTAATAATGGCAACGCTTAAAGATAAGTATCGCAGCGAGATCGCGCCAAAGCTCAAAGAAGAGCTTGGTCTTTCGAATGTGATGGAAGTGCCCCGTGTCACCAAAATTACGTTGAACATGGGTGTGGGTGAGGCAGTTGGGGACAAGAAAGTCCTCGAGAACGCCGTTGCAGATATGACAAAGATCGCGGGCCAAAAGCCTGTCGTGACAAAGTCTCGCAAGTCGATCGCGGGTTTCAAAATTCGTGACGGGTGGCCAATTGGCTGCAAAGTGACTTTGCGTGACGAGCGCATGTACGAGTTCCTCGAGCGTTTGATTGATATCGCCATCCCTCGTATTCGCGACTTCCGTGGTATCAGCGGCAAGCAGTTTGACGGTCGCGGCAACTTTGCGATGGGCGTTACTGAGCAGATCATCTTCCCTGAGATCGACTACGATCAGGTGGATAAGCTGCGCGGTATGGACATTGTTATTACTACGTCGGCGAAGAACGACGATC encodes the following:
- a CDS encoding ribosomal protein L5 (PFAM: ribosomal L5P family C-terminus; Ribosomal protein L5), whose translation is MATLKDKYRSEIAPKLKEELGLSNVMEVPRVTKITLNMGVGEAVGDKKVLENAVADMTKIAGQKPVVTKSRKSIAGFKIRDGWPIGCKVTLRDERMYEFLERLIDIAIPRIRDFRGISGKQFDGRGNFAMGVTEQIIFPEIDYDQVDKLRGMDIVITTSAKNDDQGRALLSAFNFPFKG